In Halopseudomonas xinjiangensis, a single genomic region encodes these proteins:
- a CDS encoding glycosyltransferase — translation MTHYAVVAPTYPSHFAALQALAGELIERGHRVTFIHQAEAASWLRDPRIGFRAVGSQADGRGSLKQTLDLAANPGGPLGLRRLIGDLALNTQMLCQELPGAIQALQVDALICDQMEAAGGLIAEALEIPFVSIACALPVNREPGIPLPVMPMAYDPGESARRMYEGSTRVYDWMMGRHGRVLEAQALHFGLPVRSGLHEFLSPLAQISQTVAGFEFPRQALPAHFHHVGPLRPPLTGEADLTYDIDPERPMVFASLGTLQGHRFALFQRIAWACERLGAQLLVAHCGRLSDAQSVRLQEHGASWVTDFAPQRAALARANAVVTHAGLNTVMDALVARTPMLAIPIAFDQPGVASRVVHAGVGIKVSPRFTAALGIAERLEMLTTEPQFADNLDRLGSEVDAAGGIRLAAAIIEQAITTRQPVTEVRA, via the coding sequence ATGACCCACTACGCCGTAGTCGCTCCGACCTACCCCAGCCATTTCGCTGCGCTGCAGGCGCTCGCCGGAGAGCTCATCGAGCGCGGCCACCGGGTCACCTTCATTCATCAAGCCGAGGCCGCCAGCTGGCTCAGGGATCCGCGCATCGGCTTCCGTGCGGTGGGCTCGCAGGCAGACGGTCGCGGAAGTCTCAAGCAGACGCTGGACCTGGCGGCCAACCCTGGCGGCCCGCTGGGTCTGCGGCGATTGATCGGGGATCTCGCGCTCAACACACAGATGCTTTGCCAGGAGCTGCCCGGTGCTATCCAGGCGCTGCAAGTCGACGCGCTGATCTGTGACCAGATGGAAGCTGCCGGGGGCCTGATCGCCGAAGCGCTGGAGATACCTTTCGTCTCCATTGCCTGCGCTTTGCCGGTGAACCGCGAGCCAGGCATACCGCTGCCCGTGATGCCGATGGCCTACGACCCGGGCGAGTCTGCCCGCCGGATGTATGAGGGCAGCACCCGCGTGTATGACTGGATGATGGGCCGACATGGCCGAGTGCTCGAAGCGCAGGCCCTTCACTTCGGTCTGCCGGTTCGTAGCGGCCTGCACGAATTCCTCTCGCCGCTGGCGCAGATCAGCCAGACCGTGGCTGGATTCGAGTTTCCCCGCCAGGCATTGCCGGCCCACTTTCATCACGTCGGCCCGCTGCGCCCGCCTCTGACTGGCGAAGCCGATCTGACCTACGACATCGATCCCGAACGCCCGATGGTCTTCGCCTCGCTGGGAACCCTGCAGGGGCACCGATTTGCCCTGTTCCAGCGCATCGCCTGGGCGTGCGAACGGCTCGGTGCGCAGTTGCTGGTGGCCCATTGCGGCAGGCTGAGCGATGCGCAGTCGGTCCGACTGCAGGAGCATGGCGCCTCCTGGGTAACCGATTTCGCGCCGCAGCGAGCAGCTCTTGCGCGTGCCAATGCGGTGGTCACCCATGCCGGTCTGAACACGGTGATGGATGCGCTGGTTGCGCGCACGCCGATGCTGGCGATACCGATCGCCTTCGATCAGCCCGGCGTCGCTTCGCGCGTCGTGCATGCTGGCGTCGGGATCAAGGTATCGCCACGCTTCACCGCTGCGTTGGGAATAGCCGAGCGCCTGGAAATGCTCACTACCGAGCCGCAGTTCGCCGACAATCTCGACCGTCTGGGCAGCGAAGTGGATGCCGCGGGTGGTATCAGACTCGCTGCGGCCATCATCGAGCAGGCGATCACCACTCGCCAGCCGGTGACGGAAGTACGCGCGTGA
- the fni gene encoding type 2 isopentenyl-diphosphate Delta-isomerase gives MGKSDLVERKNDHLDIVLDAKRALASTDSGFAGVRFRHCALPELNLDDIDLSTAFLGRKLSLPLLVSSMTGGAARAVGINRHLAEAAQHMGIALAIGSQRVALETGADQGLTRELRGYAPDVPLLANLGAAQLSEAKGLEAARRAVDMIEADALIVHLNPLQEAVQGGGDRNWQDVLRSIEDAASHMPVPLVVKEVGAGISADVARQLVEAGVAVIDVAGAGGTSWAAVEAERAKNATDRAVALAFADWGIPTMTALADVRAALPHTPVIASGGIRNGVDVAKAIRLGADLAGQAAAVLHCATQSTEAVIEHFDIVGKQLRVACFCTGSANLEALRRAPLLSLPSAAAAAERWT, from the coding sequence ATGGGTAAGTCCGATCTCGTAGAGCGCAAGAACGATCACTTGGACATCGTTCTCGACGCGAAGCGGGCGTTGGCCAGTACCGATTCCGGGTTCGCCGGTGTTCGCTTCCGCCACTGCGCCTTGCCTGAACTGAACCTCGACGACATCGATCTGAGTACAGCTTTTCTGGGCCGCAAGCTTTCTCTACCTTTGTTGGTCAGCTCCATGACCGGCGGCGCGGCGCGGGCCGTAGGTATCAATCGGCATCTCGCCGAGGCGGCGCAGCACATGGGTATCGCGCTGGCCATCGGTTCACAGCGAGTCGCTCTGGAAACCGGCGCTGATCAGGGGCTCACCCGTGAACTGCGTGGTTATGCGCCCGACGTGCCGCTGCTGGCGAACCTCGGCGCCGCCCAGCTTAGCGAAGCCAAAGGTCTGGAGGCGGCCAGGCGAGCCGTCGACATGATCGAGGCGGACGCACTGATCGTACATCTCAATCCTTTACAGGAAGCTGTACAAGGGGGAGGTGATCGCAACTGGCAGGACGTACTGCGATCGATCGAAGACGCCGCCTCGCACATGCCGGTCCCGCTGGTCGTGAAGGAAGTCGGCGCCGGGATCTCGGCAGATGTCGCCCGACAGCTGGTGGAAGCGGGCGTTGCGGTGATCGATGTGGCCGGGGCGGGTGGCACCAGTTGGGCTGCCGTGGAAGCAGAACGCGCTAAAAACGCCACCGACCGTGCCGTCGCCCTGGCATTCGCCGACTGGGGTATTCCGACCATGACGGCTCTCGCGGACGTGCGGGCGGCCCTGCCCCATACTCCGGTCATAGCCTCAGGGGGCATTCGCAACGGCGTAGACGTTGCCAAGGCCATACGCCTAGGTGCCGATCTGGCGGGGCAGGCCGCTGCGGTGCTGCATTGCGCTACGCAGTCGACGGAGGCAGTCATCGAACATTTCGACATTGTCGGCAAGCAGTTGCGGGTAGCCTGTTTCTGCACCGGCAGCGCTAACCTGGAAGCCCTGCGGCGCGCACCACTGCTTTCGTTGCCGTCGGCTGCCGCTGCCGCGGAGCGCTGGACATGA
- a CDS encoding polyprenyl synthetase family protein → MGPMPAQSVSQEDTTCTLAPLRDDIERHLATLLGEAEQDQVSQAMRHSTLAPGKRVRPLLLLMAARELGAPTQPALDLACAVEMVHSASLVFDDLPCMDDAELRRGRPTTHRRYGEDIATLAAIALLTRAFSIVASTPGIDGDVKSRMVARLADAVGTQGLVKGQYKDLRDSTARSAGDIHTSNRLKTGVLFEATLDIAALLAGAKPSTRKQLASFADELGQAFQLCDDLLDDSPCQGKDVGKDQGKTTLVALLGKDAARRQLVAHLDQADVHLTAVFGEQGEISRFMRKLFEPVCTSSWTSHISSA, encoded by the coding sequence ATGGGTCCAATGCCCGCACAATCGGTCAGCCAGGAAGACACTACCTGTACGCTTGCACCGCTGCGTGACGATATCGAGCGGCACCTGGCGACGCTGCTTGGCGAAGCTGAACAGGACCAGGTCAGCCAGGCCATGCGGCACAGCACGCTGGCGCCAGGCAAGCGCGTCAGGCCTTTGCTGCTGCTCATGGCCGCTCGCGAACTCGGCGCGCCGACTCAGCCAGCTCTCGACCTGGCCTGCGCTGTGGAAATGGTCCACAGCGCCTCGCTTGTCTTCGACGACCTCCCCTGCATGGATGACGCTGAACTCCGTCGCGGGCGTCCCACTACGCACCGGCGCTACGGCGAAGATATTGCCACGCTGGCCGCGATCGCCCTGCTGACCCGCGCTTTTTCCATTGTTGCCAGCACGCCCGGGATCGATGGTGACGTGAAATCTCGGATGGTCGCTCGCCTTGCCGATGCCGTGGGGACCCAGGGGCTGGTTAAAGGCCAATACAAGGACTTGCGTGACAGCACCGCTCGCTCCGCTGGCGACATCCACACTTCAAACCGGCTCAAGACCGGCGTGCTGTTCGAAGCGACGCTCGATATCGCCGCGCTGCTGGCTGGAGCCAAGCCGAGCACCCGCAAGCAGCTGGCGAGCTTTGCCGACGAGCTGGGCCAGGCCTTCCAGCTATGTGACGATCTGCTCGACGACAGCCCTTGCCAGGGCAAGGACGTGGGCAAGGACCAGGGCAAGACCACGCTGGTCGCGCTGCTGGGCAAGGATGCGGCACGACGCCAGCTGGTAGCCCATCTGGATCAGGCAGACGTACATCTGACAGCCGTGTTCGGCGAGCAGGGCGAGATCAGTCGGTTCATGCGCAAGCTGTTCGAGCCCGTCTGCACCTCCTCCTGGACCTCACATATTTCGAGTGCCTGA
- the crtY gene encoding lycopene beta-cyclase CrtY, with protein sequence MTSRYDLILAGGGLANGLIAWRIAQLRPDWKILLLEQGNRLGGNHTWSFHQADLSEAEHAWLAPLVEHRWPGYRVRFANLKRGLSGGYASIPSDRFADRLHTDLGDRVRTAVEVAAIEPTRVQLADGQWLAGRAVIDGRGPRASDHLALGWQAFLGLEVQLTAPHGLTLPRLMDADVEQGAGYRFVYVLPLSEDRLLIEDTHYVDQPLADHGLLRRHVRDYASRQGWVIQEELREETGALPITLAGNFDEFWREIGDVPCSGLRAGLFHPTTGYSLPHAVRLADRIAALPALSSPVLLGVVREEAQRQWQRQGYFRLLNRMLFLAGRPEQRWRVMQRFYRLPEKLIERFYAGRLTALDKLRIVTGKPPVPMTEALRAASLRSPQQLRNPE encoded by the coding sequence GTGACCAGCCGATACGACCTGATTCTGGCCGGCGGCGGCCTGGCCAATGGACTGATTGCCTGGCGTATCGCCCAGCTGCGTCCGGACTGGAAGATTCTCCTCCTTGAGCAGGGCAACCGGCTGGGCGGCAATCATACCTGGTCGTTTCACCAGGCCGATCTCAGCGAGGCAGAACACGCCTGGCTGGCGCCCCTTGTCGAGCATCGCTGGCCGGGTTACAGGGTTCGTTTCGCGAATCTGAAACGTGGTCTGAGTGGCGGCTACGCGAGTATCCCGTCGGATCGGTTCGCCGATCGCTTGCATACCGATCTGGGCGACCGCGTTCGCACAGCGGTGGAGGTGGCCGCTATCGAGCCGACACGCGTGCAGCTGGCCGATGGGCAATGGCTGGCGGGGCGGGCGGTGATCGATGGTCGAGGCCCGCGCGCTTCCGACCATCTGGCGCTAGGCTGGCAGGCCTTTCTCGGGCTCGAAGTGCAACTCACCGCGCCGCATGGTCTGACTCTGCCCCGGTTGATGGATGCCGATGTCGAACAGGGCGCGGGCTACCGCTTCGTCTATGTGTTGCCGCTGTCGGAAGATCGCCTGCTGATCGAGGACACCCACTACGTCGATCAGCCGCTGGCCGATCACGGGCTGTTGCGTCGCCATGTGCGGGATTACGCGAGTCGCCAGGGCTGGGTTATCCAGGAGGAATTGCGAGAAGAGACCGGAGCCCTGCCGATTACCCTGGCAGGCAACTTCGATGAGTTCTGGCGCGAGATTGGTGACGTTCCGTGCAGTGGGTTGCGCGCCGGACTGTTTCACCCGACCACAGGGTATTCACTGCCGCACGCGGTACGCCTGGCTGATCGCATCGCTGCGCTACCCGCGCTCAGCTCGCCGGTGCTGCTGGGTGTCGTGCGCGAGGAGGCGCAGCGCCAATGGCAGCGTCAGGGTTACTTCCGCTTGCTCAACCGAATGCTGTTTCTGGCTGGGCGGCCGGAACAGCGCTGGCGTGTCATGCAGCGCTTTTACCGGCTGCCGGAAAAGCTCATTGAACGTTTCTACGCTGGACGGCTGACAGCCCTCGACAAGCTGCGCATCGTCACCGGCAAGCCGCCTGTGCCGATGACCGAAGCGTTACGGGCGGCAAGTTTGCGGTCCCCACAACAACTAAGGAATCCCGAATGA
- a CDS encoding lipocalin-like domain-containing protein: MKVDFRLVVVWLLLMLSGCEQSGESPQGFAGLGAQAEGFEQVKAGAALRFPDDHLPHPQFRIEWWYVTANLKDQQGRDWGVQWTLFRQAMEPQNQNQAADGWASAQVWLGHAALSNENLHLYADRLARGGIGQAGVSASPFTAWIDHWSLTAPSAGSTEEAKRLGELRVRAAADGFAYDLRLHSEGPLVLHGDAGVSRKSQGRQASYYYSQPFYQVEGMLEVEGEPVSVTGQAWLDREWSSQPLAADQRGWDWFSLHLAGGDKLMLFRLRSDTGQPFASGSWIAADGTTEAIDPSSISMQELEHQRVAGRKLPVSWRLQIASRNLDLEVTALNAQAWMGTSIPYWEGPVRVGGSHEGMGYLEMTGY, translated from the coding sequence ATGAAGGTTGATTTCCGTCTTGTCGTGGTGTGGCTGCTGCTGATGTTGAGCGGATGCGAACAGAGTGGAGAGTCGCCCCAAGGTTTCGCTGGGCTGGGCGCGCAAGCGGAGGGTTTCGAACAGGTGAAGGCGGGGGCCGCGCTGCGTTTTCCGGATGATCACTTGCCGCACCCGCAGTTTCGTATCGAATGGTGGTACGTGACGGCCAATCTCAAGGATCAACAGGGGCGCGACTGGGGCGTGCAATGGACTCTGTTCCGGCAGGCGATGGAGCCGCAGAACCAAAATCAGGCGGCAGACGGCTGGGCCAGCGCCCAGGTCTGGCTGGGGCATGCTGCGTTGAGCAATGAGAACCTGCATCTGTATGCCGATCGCCTGGCCCGGGGCGGGATTGGACAGGCTGGCGTCAGCGCCTCCCCGTTCACTGCGTGGATAGATCATTGGTCGCTGACAGCTCCGAGCGCGGGCTCAACAGAGGAAGCCAAGCGCCTGGGCGAGCTGCGTGTACGCGCAGCGGCGGACGGTTTCGCCTACGACCTGCGGTTGCACAGCGAGGGTCCGCTGGTGCTGCATGGCGATGCGGGCGTGAGCCGCAAATCGCAAGGCAGGCAAGCCTCCTATTACTACAGCCAACCGTTCTATCAGGTAGAGGGGATGCTCGAAGTCGAGGGGGAGCCGGTCTCCGTGACAGGGCAGGCCTGGCTCGACCGCGAATGGAGCAGTCAGCCGCTGGCCGCCGACCAGCGAGGTTGGGATTGGTTTTCGCTGCATCTGGCGGGAGGCGACAAGCTGATGCTGTTTCGCCTGCGCAGTGATACTGGACAGCCCTTCGCTTCGGGTAGCTGGATCGCGGCTGACGGCACTACCGAGGCAATCGATCCGTCGAGCATCTCCATGCAGGAACTGGAGCACCAGCGCGTTGCCGGTCGGAAGCTGCCGGTGTCTTGGCGACTACAAATCGCCTCGCGGAATCTCGATCTTGAGGTAACAGCACTGAATGCGCAGGCCTGGATGGGAACGTCGATCCCTTACTGGGAGGGCCCGGTGCGCGTGGGTGGCAGCCATGAGGGGATGGGTTACCTGGAGATGACCGGTTACTGA
- a CDS encoding AraC family transcriptional regulator yields the protein MWRQRRGSTNILYLLNIAAELGVGSEVCLCDSGLERAALEDVEHTHELWQELAVIRNLVAVCPQPGVGLRIGKLYHLTSLGLLGYTMLASRTLSEAIRVSSRFRPLSLSICPVRLQPEPDGLAMLFDDSVLPQDARSLVIERGLAAWTKLFGELLQRPFHPRRIDLSFNPADGQLFTEHFGCEVSFGAGRNGMLIDVDDLQAPLPLANPFTQRTCASLCQQLCDSLDDINGPLARQVLQVLMSRSGRINPAREVAGWLGVSERSLHRRLGQEGYSFRILDERVRRQLAEHLLSDSSLGLESIAHQLGYAEAASFSRAFKRWTGRPPLEWRRQRAAGFGPLMDALAATRTGVPGHA from the coding sequence ATGTGGCGACAGCGGCGCGGTAGCACGAACATTTTGTACCTGTTGAATATTGCGGCTGAGCTTGGCGTCGGCAGCGAGGTGTGCCTGTGTGACAGCGGGCTGGAGCGCGCCGCGCTGGAAGACGTCGAGCACACCCATGAGCTCTGGCAGGAACTTGCGGTGATCCGCAATCTGGTCGCGGTCTGCCCGCAACCCGGCGTTGGACTGCGCATCGGCAAGCTTTACCATCTGACCAGCCTGGGGCTGCTCGGCTATACGATGCTCGCCAGCCGCACGCTGAGCGAAGCGATTCGTGTCAGCAGCCGGTTTCGTCCGTTATCGTTGTCGATCTGCCCGGTACGGCTACAGCCAGAGCCAGATGGCCTGGCGATGCTTTTCGACGATAGCGTGCTGCCGCAGGACGCTCGGTCTCTTGTCATCGAGCGCGGGCTCGCTGCCTGGACCAAGCTGTTTGGAGAACTCTTGCAGCGCCCGTTCCATCCCAGACGCATCGATCTGAGCTTCAATCCGGCAGACGGGCAGCTCTTTACCGAACACTTCGGCTGCGAGGTGTCATTCGGGGCCGGGCGAAACGGCATGCTGATTGACGTCGATGACCTGCAGGCACCGCTTCCCTTGGCCAATCCCTTCACTCAGCGCACGTGCGCCAGTCTCTGCCAGCAGCTGTGCGATAGCCTCGACGATATCAACGGCCCCTTGGCTCGTCAGGTTCTGCAGGTGCTCATGAGTCGTTCCGGGCGTATCAATCCGGCCCGCGAAGTCGCAGGCTGGCTGGGCGTCTCGGAGCGTTCCCTGCATCGCCGGCTGGGGCAGGAGGGGTACAGCTTTCGCATCCTCGACGAGCGCGTGCGTCGTCAACTCGCCGAGCATCTGCTGTCTGACAGCTCTCTTGGTCTGGAGAGCATCGCCCATCAGCTCGGATATGCCGAAGCGGCCAGTTTTTCCCGTGCGTTCAAGCGCTGGACCGGGCGGCCACCGCTTGAATGGCGCAGACAGCGGGCCGCCGGCTTTGGCCCGTTGATGGATGCTCTGGCTGCGACCCGCACAGGGGTGCCTGGCCATGCTTGA
- a CDS encoding ABC transporter permease, giving the protein MIRRTGWVIVTLLSHWRRHPLQLGCLIVGLWLATALWSGVQALNQQARDSYDRAAQLFGGQAGQVLASADGQTFDQSRYVTLRRLGWPVSPVLQGSLAVSLAGQAGSVESVQLVGIDPLTLPPDSSLTRSSETADVTAFIVAPGQTWMAGDTLTRFGVRDGDVLMSAEGRRLPPVRRRDELPPGVAMVDIGRAQQLLGLPGHVSQLLVAEQFAAQQPAIPDTLALRWDRREEADLQRLTDSFHLNLTALALLAFLVGLFIVQAAAGLAMQQRRRLIQTLRACGASAGELLIALTFELVSLALIAGSLGMLTGYLLAGALVGDLVASLQGLYGAEVSAQLNASWSWWLSGLAMSLAGTLVATGGHALAALRQSLVPSRQAPGWMQAQRRMLRTLSTVSLVLLALAAGLWVAADGLVAGFALLGCILLAATLALPMLLAVLLGIGRRLARGPVSQWFWADGQQQLSRLSLALMALLLALAANIGVGGMTEGFRRTFTDWLDQRLAADVYVRPEGERQAQDILDWLQLRADVDDVLPSWQVDSSVDGWPTEISGVIEHPLYAQTWPLLEARADAWRRLQSGEGALVSEQLANRADLALGDTLELDTPAGAWSLELVGIYPDYGNPRGQALVAAREFLPRWPEVPVSSIGILGDSDPAALAQAIEAQFDVRRVADQASLKTYSSRVFEQTFAATAALSTLTLGVAALALFSTLLGLADTRLVQLAPLWAMGLRPAQLGLLSLAQLAVLAALTCLLAIPLGLVLSWCLVAVVNVQAFGWRLPWHWFPGQWLQLVGLAMVAVLLAASLPVARIARARPDNLLRQFVHEG; this is encoded by the coding sequence ATGATTCGCCGGACTGGCTGGGTAATCGTGACCTTGCTCAGCCATTGGCGACGTCATCCGTTGCAGCTGGGTTGCCTGATCGTCGGTTTGTGGCTGGCCACGGCGCTATGGAGCGGCGTCCAGGCGCTCAACCAGCAGGCTCGCGACAGCTATGATCGCGCCGCGCAGCTGTTCGGCGGTCAGGCCGGGCAGGTGCTGGCCAGTGCTGATGGTCAAACTTTCGATCAAAGTCGATACGTCACTTTGCGTCGGCTTGGCTGGCCGGTTTCCCCGGTGTTGCAGGGCTCGCTCGCGGTGAGCCTCGCCGGCCAGGCCGGCAGTGTGGAGTCCGTGCAACTGGTAGGCATCGATCCGCTGACGTTGCCGCCAGACAGCTCGCTAACCCGCAGTAGCGAGACGGCGGATGTCACAGCGTTCATCGTTGCGCCAGGCCAGACATGGATGGCAGGCGATACGCTGACCCGGTTTGGTGTGCGCGATGGCGATGTTCTGATGTCAGCCGAAGGACGGCGGTTGCCGCCGGTGCGCCGCAGAGACGAATTGCCGCCGGGGGTGGCGATGGTCGATATCGGGCGGGCGCAGCAGTTGCTCGGGCTGCCCGGGCACGTAAGCCAGTTACTGGTCGCCGAACAGTTTGCCGCGCAACAGCCTGCCATTCCCGACACGCTCGCGCTGCGCTGGGATCGGCGGGAGGAGGCCGACCTGCAGCGGCTGACCGATAGCTTCCATCTGAATCTCACTGCGCTTGCCTTGCTGGCTTTTCTCGTCGGGCTGTTCATCGTCCAGGCAGCGGCGGGGTTGGCCATGCAGCAGCGCCGCAGACTGATTCAGACGTTACGTGCCTGCGGCGCCAGCGCCGGGGAATTGCTGATCGCCTTGACGTTCGAGCTGGTGTCGCTGGCACTGATCGCCGGCTCACTCGGTATGTTGACCGGCTATCTCTTGGCCGGCGCGTTGGTCGGTGATCTGGTGGCGAGCCTCCAGGGGCTCTACGGCGCGGAGGTATCCGCGCAGCTGAACGCAAGTTGGAGCTGGTGGTTGTCCGGGCTCGCCATGAGCCTGGCCGGAACGCTGGTAGCCACGGGTGGGCATGCGTTGGCCGCGCTGCGTCAGTCTTTGGTTCCCAGCCGTCAGGCGCCTGGGTGGATGCAGGCGCAGCGGCGGATGCTCCGCACTCTTTCCACTGTATCGCTGGTGCTGCTCGCGCTCGCTGCGGGCTTGTGGGTAGCGGCGGACGGCCTAGTCGCCGGCTTCGCGCTGCTCGGCTGCATTCTGCTGGCGGCGACGCTCGCGCTGCCCATGTTGCTCGCTGTCTTATTGGGCATCGGAAGACGGCTTGCACGTGGACCCGTCAGCCAATGGTTCTGGGCTGACGGGCAACAGCAGCTGTCCCGGCTGAGTCTCGCGTTGATGGCGCTGCTCCTGGCTCTGGCCGCCAATATCGGCGTGGGTGGCATGACCGAAGGTTTTCGTCGCACCTTCACCGACTGGCTGGACCAGCGGCTGGCCGCCGATGTGTATGTCCGGCCGGAGGGGGAGCGGCAAGCACAGGACATACTCGACTGGTTGCAGCTGCGCGCAGATGTGGACGATGTGCTCCCCAGTTGGCAGGTCGACTCCAGTGTTGACGGCTGGCCGACCGAGATCAGCGGGGTAATCGAACATCCGCTGTATGCGCAGACATGGCCGCTGCTGGAGGCGCGAGCGGACGCGTGGCGGCGGCTGCAGAGCGGAGAGGGGGCTCTGGTTAGTGAACAATTGGCCAACCGAGCCGACCTGGCGCTGGGCGATACGCTTGAGCTGGATACGCCCGCTGGTGCCTGGTCTCTGGAACTGGTGGGTATCTATCCCGACTACGGCAATCCGCGTGGCCAGGCACTGGTAGCTGCGCGGGAGTTTCTGCCTCGCTGGCCGGAGGTTCCTGTAAGCAGTATCGGGATTCTCGGCGACAGCGATCCGGCGGCCCTGGCGCAGGCGATCGAGGCGCAATTCGATGTCCGCCGCGTCGCTGATCAGGCGTCTCTCAAGACTTACTCGTCGCGCGTCTTCGAGCAGACGTTCGCCGCGACTGCGGCATTGAGTACCTTGACGCTCGGAGTCGCGGCGCTGGCTCTGTTCAGTACCTTGCTCGGGCTGGCCGATACCCGCCTGGTGCAGCTTGCTCCGCTCTGGGCGATGGGGCTGCGCCCCGCTCAGTTGGGATTACTGTCATTGGCACAGCTGGCTGTTTTGGCGGCCTTGACCTGTCTGCTGGCGATACCGCTTGGACTGGTGCTGTCGTGGTGCCTGGTCGCGGTGGTCAATGTACAGGCGTTCGGCTGGCGGCTGCCGTGGCACTGGTTCCCCGGTCAATGGTTACAACTCGTTGGCCTCGCCATGGTCGCAGTGCTACTGGCAGCCAGTCTCCCTGTAGCGCGAATCGCCCGGGCGCGCCCGGATAATCTCCTGAGGCAGTTTGTTCATGAAGGTTGA
- a CDS encoding ABC transporter ATP-binding protein, translating to MLEVRNVSKAYQGPQGRVQVLDGVDLDLGEGESLALMGESGSGKSTLLHLIAGLDQVDDGSIRLGTVHLSNLGEAGRARYRREDVAVVFQQFNLVPSLTVAENLALQARLAGRLDTRWQAHLISALGLDGLLDRLPEQLSGGQQQRVAVGRALALRPRLILADEPTGNLDEQTAEQVLDLLLERVAESGSALLMVTHSTTLADRLQRQLKLSRGRVVES from the coding sequence ATGCTTGAAGTGCGCAACGTGAGCAAGGCCTACCAGGGCCCGCAAGGGCGCGTACAGGTACTGGATGGGGTGGATCTCGATCTCGGCGAGGGCGAATCGTTAGCCTTGATGGGGGAGTCTGGCAGTGGCAAGAGCACGCTGCTGCATCTGATTGCCGGCCTGGATCAGGTGGATGACGGCTCGATCCGCCTGGGCACGGTGCATCTTTCCAACCTTGGTGAGGCGGGCCGGGCGCGCTACCGCCGCGAGGACGTAGCGGTAGTATTTCAGCAGTTCAACCTGGTTCCTTCTTTGACCGTAGCCGAGAATCTCGCGTTGCAGGCGCGCCTGGCCGGCCGGCTCGATACTCGCTGGCAGGCTCACCTGATCTCAGCGCTGGGGCTTGATGGGCTACTTGACCGACTCCCCGAGCAGCTTTCCGGAGGGCAGCAACAGCGCGTTGCGGTCGGTCGGGCGCTGGCGTTGCGACCGCGGTTGATCCTGGCCGATGAGCCAACCGGAAACCTCGACGAGCAAACTGCCGAACAGGTGCTGGATCTGCTGCTGGAGCGCGTCGCCGAATCCGGCAGCGCTCTGTTGATGGTCACTCACAGCACGACTTTGGCAGACCGGTTGCAGCGCCAGTTGAAGCTCTCACGAGGCCGGGTAGTCGAATCATGA